Part of the Acidobacteriota bacterium genome is shown below.
TTAGTGAGATTGCAGCTTATCTTGGCATTAAACAGGATACGATTTACAAGTGGATCCCTGAAAAGCGGATGCCTGCGCATCGAATAGGACGTTTATGGAAATTCCGTAAAGATGAGATAGATAGCTGGGTGAAATCTATCAGCTCAGCCACTAGCTTCCATAAAGGCAATAGGAAAAATAAGAAGAGATGACAGCATCAAGTTACAAAATTTGCGAAGGATGTATCTTATCCGGCTCGCTTTTCAATGAACCGATGCGAGTGGAGAGCGTACGTGCAAACGATGATGGGACGTTCATCGTTGGTCTTGTTGGTATGCAATCCGAGAGTTTTCGTAAAGTCTCATTAACTTCTCAGGATATCGAAAAACTGATGATCTTGAAAGCCGGTTTCACCTATGATGGTGACGGAAAACTGCTACGTTTGGGGCTTCAGGCATATTCACTCGGCATTGCCTGGGAATTCGATCCGTATTTCGGTCTATCGATTTCCCGAGTCGATCCACTGCCACACCAGCTTGAGGCAATCTATGATTATCTCTTGAAGCTTGCACGTGTCCGCTTCCTGCTCGCGGATGATGCTGGTGCAGGAAAGACAATAATGGCAGGGCTTCTGATCCGAGAACTCCAAATGCGCGGACTTGTAGAGCGGATCCTTGTGGTGTGTCCTGCCAACCTTGCTTTTCAATGGCAGCGGGAGTTGAAGGAAAAGTTCGATGAGAAATTCATTGTACTGAAAGGCGGCGAGATCCGTGACCAATTCGGTGTCAATCAATGGCTGGAGCAAAAGAAGATCATCACATCGCTTGATCTTGCCAAGCGCGATGAAATATTGCCGGGGTTGAGGCAAGTGCGCTGGGATCTTGTCATCGTTGATGAAGCTCATAGGATGTCATGGACACCACCGGCTCGAAAGACCGCACGCTATGCTCTTGGCGAATTACTCCGGGATACCTCAGATCATATTCTGATGCTGACCGCAACTCCCCATAAGGGTGATCCTGACAATTTCACTCTTTTCCTTCAGTTGTTGGATGCGGATGCGTATGCTGACGTCAGGTCGATCAGGGAAGCCATGGACCGTCGCAGAGCCCCATTCTATCTGCGCCGCACGAAAGAGGCGATGGTATATTTTCCGGAACGAAGGCAAGATGGGACTTGGGCAGCAGAGAAGATATTCACAAAGCGCATCCCGCATACTGTGGATTTCCAGATTGATGGTCCGGAGTTCGAGCTGTATAGAGAAATCACACGTTTCGTGAAACGCCAGAGTGCAAAAGCTGCTGCTCAGGGAGAAGATCCCCGAGCCCGAGCAATTGGCTTCTTGATGTCCCTCTATCAACGCAGGCTTGCTTCAAGCACATATGCCATGCAACGTAGTTTGGAGAAACGTGCTCGAAGGCTGGAGGAAGGAATAAAGAAAGCCCAGGAGATTGCCCGGCTGGCTCCTCCTGACCTTCCTGATCCTGAAGAACTTGATGAGATGGAAGAAAGCGAACGTGAACGTCTCGAAGAG
Proteins encoded:
- a CDS encoding helix-turn-helix domain-containing protein — protein: MEDRWLSVSEIAAYLGIKQDTIYKWIPEKRMPAHRIGRLWKFRKDEIDSWVKSISSATSFHKGNRKNKKR